One region of Mycolicibacterium lutetiense genomic DNA includes:
- a CDS encoding serine hydrolase, translating into MRRRLAKPALTSMTIVAAMLVNGCGAQASGIPPAESLAQAPVIAPQAPQAPLASFDGLDARTRQATADAAESGADLEIVVMDRTTGHIVSNGAKQPFPIASVVKLFIADDLLLQESNGETKLTAADRKSLDIMLRSSDDGAAQTFWDRSGGNAIISRIVARYGLSGTTAPYNGHWDVTQSTASDLVRYYDKLLDGSGGLPPEQADVIMTSLAQSTPTGTDGYPQRFGIPDGLYAEPVAVKQGWFCCWNGANQLHVSTGAIGPERRYVMVISSLEPGDAAAARDTLTQAVKTMFPGGHI; encoded by the coding sequence ATGCGCAGGCGGCTGGCGAAACCGGCGCTGACGAGCATGACGATCGTCGCGGCGATGCTCGTCAATGGTTGTGGGGCACAGGCCTCGGGCATTCCCCCCGCCGAGAGCCTCGCCCAGGCACCAGTTATCGCCCCACAAGCCCCGCAGGCCCCGTTGGCGTCATTCGACGGACTCGACGCCCGCACCCGTCAAGCCACCGCCGACGCGGCCGAGTCCGGAGCCGACCTCGAGATCGTGGTGATGGACCGCACCACCGGCCATATCGTCTCCAACGGCGCCAAACAACCCTTCCCGATCGCCTCGGTGGTCAAGCTGTTCATCGCCGACGACCTGCTGCTGCAGGAGTCGAATGGCGAGACGAAACTGACTGCTGCCGACCGCAAGTCGCTCGACATCATGCTTCGCTCCTCCGACGACGGCGCGGCCCAGACGTTCTGGGATCGCAGCGGAGGCAACGCCATCATTTCGCGCATCGTGGCCCGGTACGGGTTGTCCGGCACCACCGCGCCCTACAACGGGCACTGGGACGTCACGCAGAGCACCGCAAGCGACCTGGTCCGCTACTACGACAAGCTGTTGGACGGCAGTGGCGGCCTGCCGCCCGAACAGGCCGACGTGATCATGACCTCGCTCGCACAATCCACACCGACGGGAACCGACGGATACCCCCAGCGGTTCGGCATCCCGGACGGGCTCTACGCCGAGCCGGTCGCGGTTAAGCAGGGATGGTTCTGCTGCTGGAACGGCGCCAACCAGTTACACGTGTCCACCGGAGCGATCGGACCCGAACGCCGCTATGTGATGGTGATCAGCTCCCTGGAACCCGGCGACGCCGCCGCCGCGCGCGACACCCTCACTCAGGCCGTCAAGACGATGTTCCCCGGCGGACACATCTAG
- a CDS encoding AMP-binding protein — translation MVRDVIDFDTMLDHSCPDIWEILQSPDRYPRFFRGLGSCEQISDHAQQFELRFSTPRGTVVVHQMHLTVRRAGREMLLSATHMPDSSVSIRLNPGANGTRIAVTAFSVGQLHPDLAKIDDSAVENWVRDGLQRIADSLAGKQSSLLVNMGDMRSLQLSVAKTMVVSGVVRASRPDRALRQLNSLAKWGFTLAGGLTAAAARSPRNFAVIDSLGQSTYADVAERTTRIASGLTTVGFTANSKLALLARNHSAMVECMVAASKLGADLVLLNTGLAAHPIEEIIRRHAVDAIFVDDEFEQQVRYLPAEIPRIATRPTPAVPQRRSIEDLIASGTDNGPLTPPKQPGKLVVLTSGTTGTPKGARRPTPQGFGTIAAMLSRMPLRHDEVMLVAAPLFHSWGLAALQVSAPLRATVVLMERFDAEECLKTIAQHRCTVLIAVPVMLQRILELPATVTNRYDTSSLRVVASSGSAIPGASAIKFMDTFGDILYNFYGSTEVSWATIADPADLRAAPTTAGRPPLGTRVAILDQAGDPVPIGAIGRIFVGNDMLFDGYTNAASPAVKDRLMDTGDVGYLDAVGRLFVAGRDDEMIISGGENVFPRPVEEALSLLPQVSEAAVIGVPDPVFGQRLAAFVVVAEGASLDQDMVKNYIRNRLSRFSIPRDVIFLDKLPRTTTGKIIKRSLLDEQLP, via the coding sequence GTGGTACGTGACGTGATCGATTTCGACACGATGCTGGATCACTCATGTCCGGATATCTGGGAGATCCTGCAGTCACCCGACCGGTATCCGCGGTTTTTTCGCGGACTCGGATCGTGCGAGCAGATCTCCGACCACGCGCAGCAGTTCGAACTCCGTTTCTCCACTCCCCGGGGCACTGTCGTCGTTCACCAGATGCACCTGACCGTTCGCCGAGCCGGTAGGGAAATGTTGCTCAGCGCCACCCACATGCCTGACAGTTCCGTGTCTATTCGGCTGAACCCGGGGGCGAACGGCACCCGGATCGCCGTGACCGCCTTCTCTGTCGGCCAGCTCCACCCTGACCTGGCCAAGATCGACGACAGCGCCGTCGAGAACTGGGTCCGAGACGGTCTGCAGCGAATCGCCGACTCGCTCGCCGGCAAGCAATCGTCGCTACTGGTGAACATGGGCGATATGCGTTCACTGCAACTCAGCGTCGCCAAGACCATGGTGGTCAGCGGTGTGGTGCGGGCATCCCGACCGGATCGCGCGCTGCGACAACTCAACTCCCTCGCCAAGTGGGGATTCACCCTGGCCGGCGGCCTGACCGCCGCCGCCGCGCGATCACCCCGCAACTTCGCGGTGATCGACAGCCTCGGCCAGTCGACCTATGCCGATGTTGCTGAGCGCACCACCCGGATTGCCTCCGGGCTCACCACGGTTGGCTTCACCGCAAACAGCAAGCTCGCGCTCCTGGCACGCAATCATTCGGCGATGGTGGAGTGCATGGTGGCGGCCAGCAAGCTGGGTGCCGACCTGGTGTTGCTCAACACCGGCCTGGCCGCGCACCCCATCGAAGAGATCATCCGCCGCCATGCGGTCGACGCCATATTCGTCGATGACGAGTTCGAGCAGCAGGTGCGCTACCTGCCGGCCGAAATTCCACGCATCGCGACGCGCCCCACTCCCGCTGTACCGCAGCGGCGTTCGATCGAAGATCTGATTGCGTCCGGTACCGACAACGGGCCGCTGACTCCTCCGAAGCAGCCGGGCAAGCTGGTGGTGCTCACCTCCGGCACGACCGGCACACCGAAGGGTGCGCGCCGGCCGACACCACAAGGCTTCGGCACGATCGCCGCGATGTTGTCGCGGATGCCGCTGCGTCACGACGAGGTGATGCTGGTGGCCGCGCCCCTGTTTCACTCCTGGGGCCTGGCCGCACTCCAGGTCAGTGCCCCACTGCGGGCGACGGTAGTGCTGATGGAGCGGTTCGACGCCGAAGAATGTCTGAAAACCATTGCACAGCACCGCTGTACCGTCTTGATCGCCGTTCCAGTCATGCTGCAGCGAATACTTGAGCTGCCGGCCACCGTGACCAATCGATACGACACGTCGTCACTGAGGGTGGTCGCCAGCAGTGGTTCAGCGATCCCCGGAGCCTCCGCCATCAAGTTCATGGACACCTTCGGCGACATCCTGTACAACTTCTACGGCTCGACCGAAGTCTCATGGGCAACGATCGCCGATCCGGCCGACCTCCGTGCTGCCCCGACAACCGCAGGTCGACCACCGCTGGGTACCCGCGTCGCCATCCTCGATCAGGCCGGTGATCCCGTACCCATCGGCGCTATCGGTCGCATCTTCGTCGGCAACGACATGCTGTTCGACGGCTACACCAACGCGGCGTCGCCTGCGGTGAAAGACCGACTGATGGACACCGGCGACGTCGGATACCTCGACGCCGTCGGGCGCCTCTTCGTCGCCGGACGCGATGACGAGATGATCATCTCCGGCGGCGAGAACGTGTTTCCGCGGCCCGTCGAAGAAGCACTCTCGCTGCTACCGCAGGTCTCCGAAGCGGCGGTGATCGGCGTTCCCGATCCGGTATTCGGCCAACGCCTCGCGGCGTTCGTCGTCGTTGCCGAAGGGGCCTCGCTGGACCAGGACATGGTCAAGAACTACATCCGAAACCGCCTGAGCCGCTTCTCGATTCCGCGTGACGTCATATTTCTCGACAAGTTGCCGCGCACGACTACCGGCAAGATCATCAAGCGCAGTTTGCTGGACGAGCAACTGCCCTGA
- a CDS encoding DUF1906 domain-containing protein, which yields MTPTASRREVLRYAAVLAPALVVPGVLAASAGTPTASADGLQLVDFTHLLVQPEQIKSAGFGGALVYVSELRPGATFDFKPVTRDYADRLRAAGLQVVSCYQFGKPGWPTPSDFTRGYDGGVADAQTALGLHTAAGGPASAPIFFSVDEDIDAATWKSPAVQWFRGINSVLGVARTGIYGGRRQCGWAIADGVVGTSSTPGHRWAWQTKAWSRGEREPAAVLFQREVVTASDPGFVIDGIHVDVNDVLAADYGQWDLAR from the coding sequence GTGACGCCCACCGCTTCACGGCGTGAAGTCCTCAGGTATGCCGCTGTGCTCGCCCCTGCGCTGGTCGTCCCGGGTGTGTTGGCGGCATCAGCCGGGACCCCGACGGCTTCCGCCGACGGTCTGCAACTCGTCGATTTCACCCACCTGCTGGTCCAGCCCGAACAGATCAAGTCAGCGGGGTTCGGTGGCGCGCTGGTGTACGTGTCCGAATTGCGGCCCGGCGCCACGTTCGATTTCAAACCCGTCACCCGTGACTACGCGGACCGGCTCCGAGCAGCCGGCCTGCAGGTCGTCAGCTGCTACCAGTTCGGTAAGCCCGGGTGGCCGACGCCGTCGGACTTCACCCGCGGCTACGACGGCGGAGTGGCTGACGCCCAGACGGCGTTGGGGCTTCATACCGCGGCCGGCGGTCCGGCATCCGCGCCCATCTTCTTCAGTGTCGATGAGGATATTGACGCCGCGACGTGGAAAAGCCCGGCAGTCCAATGGTTTCGGGGGATCAACTCGGTCCTGGGGGTGGCTCGCACCGGAATCTACGGCGGCCGCCGTCAATGCGGCTGGGCGATCGCCGACGGTGTGGTCGGTACCTCCAGCACGCCCGGCCACCGATGGGCCTGGCAGACGAAGGCCTGGTCACGGGGTGAGCGTGAGCCGGCGGCCGTGCTGTTCCAGCGGGAAGTCGTGACGGCGTCCGACCCGGGTTTCGTGATCGACGGTATTCATGTTGATGTGAACGACGTTCTCGCAGCCGATTACGGCCAATGGGATCTCGCCCGATAA
- a CDS encoding SCO6745 family protein, which produces MTDTDMLNAAAATGTAMEQAVAIFMLHPENFAASIAAGYQNPLAGYVAGRGGVLGEASGATVSAVFAVFEPTGLAAMWDEGVAVRGAVGAAQQYWEQAAEFGRKYLAGAQGLDRISELGEKVIAATPIAGLPLFAGWRAMPLADDAPARALQVMFVLRELRAGVHFNALTISGIAPVEAHMLNKGPQYTAMFGWPEPFADGEGKKDQYAEIEQVTNRRMAEILDAALDPAEVAELTRLSADALAVFKAGVPG; this is translated from the coding sequence ATGACCGACACCGACATGTTGAACGCTGCCGCAGCCACCGGTACTGCGATGGAGCAGGCGGTCGCGATCTTCATGCTGCACCCGGAGAACTTCGCCGCCAGCATCGCTGCCGGCTACCAGAACCCGTTGGCGGGGTATGTCGCCGGCCGCGGTGGTGTTCTCGGCGAGGCCAGCGGGGCCACTGTCAGCGCTGTCTTCGCGGTGTTCGAACCCACCGGCCTCGCCGCGATGTGGGACGAAGGTGTCGCGGTGCGCGGCGCTGTCGGTGCGGCGCAACAGTATTGGGAGCAGGCCGCGGAGTTCGGGCGCAAGTACCTGGCCGGCGCCCAGGGGCTGGACCGCATCTCGGAGTTGGGCGAGAAGGTGATCGCTGCGACGCCGATCGCGGGGCTGCCCCTGTTCGCCGGGTGGCGCGCGATGCCGTTGGCCGACGATGCCCCAGCGCGGGCACTGCAGGTGATGTTCGTGCTCCGTGAACTGCGGGCGGGCGTGCATTTCAATGCCCTCACGATCTCGGGCATCGCCCCGGTGGAGGCGCACATGCTCAACAAGGGGCCGCAGTACACCGCGATGTTCGGTTGGCCAGAACCCTTCGCCGACGGTGAAGGCAAGAAGGACCAGTACGCCGAGATCGAGCAGGTGACCAACCGGCGAATGGCCGAGATCCTCGATGCCGCACTCGATCCGGCCGAGGTAGCGGAACTTACCCGGCTGAGCGCCGACGCGCTGGCCGTGTTCAAGGCCGGCGTCCCGGGCTGA
- a CDS encoding maleylpyruvate isomerase family mycothiol-dependent enzyme, translating to MRLSPEGRERVFAAVADERRSIATLVAGLGVTQLATPSLCTGWDVKTVAAHLVSDFTDGFWGFLASGVRHGSIDRGIDALARRRAQASAAEIAATLRSGADNRLSPPITGPLSGLTDVLVHGADMRIPLGLPHHPDPQHVAWVLDFLTSRTQLGFFPHRRLRGISLHDENTGRVWGDGQVIAGPGVALMLAVCGRTVAIDGLSGPGLPVLASRLQ from the coding sequence ATGCGGTTGAGTCCGGAGGGGCGCGAGCGGGTGTTCGCGGCGGTGGCCGACGAGCGCCGGTCGATCGCCACCCTGGTCGCCGGGCTCGGCGTTACGCAGCTGGCCACGCCGAGCCTGTGCACCGGATGGGACGTCAAAACCGTTGCGGCGCATCTGGTCAGCGATTTCACCGACGGGTTCTGGGGATTTCTGGCCAGCGGTGTCCGCCACGGCAGCATCGACCGCGGGATCGATGCGCTGGCCCGTCGCCGCGCGCAGGCCTCGGCCGCAGAGATCGCCGCGACGCTGCGCAGCGGGGCCGACAACAGACTCAGCCCGCCCATCACCGGCCCGTTGTCGGGCCTGACCGATGTGTTGGTGCACGGTGCCGACATGCGGATACCACTGGGACTTCCGCATCATCCGGATCCGCAGCATGTCGCGTGGGTACTCGATTTCCTCACCAGTCGAACGCAGCTCGGATTCTTCCCGCACCGGCGTCTGCGTGGTATCTCGCTGCACGACGAGAACACCGGGCGGGTATGGGGTGACGGCCAGGTCATTGCCGGCCCCGGCGTCGCGCTGATGCTGGCGGTGTGCGGACGTACCGTCGCGATCGACGGACTGTCCGGCCCTGGATTACCCGTCCTGGCTTCGCGTCTGCAGTAG
- a CDS encoding MmpS family transport accessory protein, protein MTKIFRKVWLPIAIVVALSVGFLAVSHLRTIFGAHPVLVTPIGADTAEKFNPKVVTYEVYGSGGTAVINYKDLDGNPQRTGTVGLPWSLTLTTTAPSSSPNILAQTDGDSIGCRITVDDVVKDERTATGVNAQTFCLVKAA, encoded by the coding sequence CTGACAAAAATATTCCGGAAGGTCTGGCTTCCGATCGCCATCGTGGTTGCCCTGTCCGTTGGCTTTCTCGCTGTGTCGCACCTGAGGACCATCTTCGGCGCGCATCCAGTGCTGGTGACACCGATCGGCGCTGACACCGCGGAGAAGTTCAATCCCAAGGTCGTCACCTACGAGGTGTACGGCTCGGGGGGTACGGCGGTGATCAACTACAAGGATCTTGACGGAAATCCACAGCGCACCGGAACCGTTGGGCTGCCCTGGAGCTTGACGTTGACGACCACGGCCCCCTCGTCGTCGCCGAACATCCTGGCCCAGACCGACGGCGACAGCATCGGTTGCCGGATCACCGTCGATGACGTCGTCAAAGACGAGAGGACGGCTACCGGAGTGAACGCACAAACCTTCTGCCTGGTGAAGGCAGCATGA
- a CDS encoding MMPL/RND family transporter, producing MSAPVDDAPTAPVPAPPRRSRPTIPRLIRIFAVPIIVIWIALIAILNTVVPQLEEVGKMRSVSMSPNDAPSMIAIKRIGTKFEEYRSSSSVMIVIEGQDKLGADAHAYYDKMIRDLRADTKHVEHVQDLWGDSFTAAGAQSVDGKAAYAQVYLAGDQGEALANESVDAVRQIAEESPAPPGIKAYVTGAAATSSDQNRIGDESMRMIEMVTFGVIVVMLLVIYRSVTTTLLLCVLLIAGLTGASGLVAFLGYYNVFGLTTFATNMVVTLAIAAVTDYGIFLVGRYHEARRAGEDRESAYYTMFEGTAHVVLASGLTIAGATFCLHFTRLPYFQTMGYPLAVGMAFVVATALTFGTALISIASRWGRFLEPRGKSKARGWRRVGTAAVRWPGPLLVFAVSACLLGLLALPGYHTIYNDRRYLPPDVSANVGYAAATRHFSEARMNPDVMMIETDHDLRNPADFLVINKIAKALAQVPGIAQVQTITRPDGIPIEHSTIPYSLSQSGTGQIMGNDYQQGVIANILAQAGEMQTSIDTMEKMQSITQQMAAVTHSMVQKTKKTSADTSEVRDHIADFDDFFRPIRNYFYWEPHCFDIPVCWSLRSIFDTLDGINTLSDDIADLVPDLERLDALMPQLVALMPSMIQSMKNQKQMMLNQYQVQKTQQDQTMAQQKDSTAMGEAFDKAQNDDSFYIPPEAFETDDFQRGMKLMMSPDGKAVRFTIIHEGDPLTPEGTARSELLKNAAASAIRGTPWEGSSVYLGGTAAMFKDMQQGADYDLLIAATAALMLILVIMMILTRALVAAAVIVGTVVVSLATAFGLSVVIWQHIVGIPLHWMVLPMSVIVLVAVGADYNLLLVSRMKEEIHAGLKTGTIRAMGGSGPVVTAAGLVFAFTMASMAVSKLIVIGQVGTTIGLGLLFDTFVIRALMTPSIATLLGRWFWWPQRVRPRPHRSPWPTPIQREPQEVVS from the coding sequence ATGAGCGCGCCCGTGGACGACGCCCCGACTGCTCCCGTTCCGGCCCCTCCGCGCAGGTCGCGCCCGACCATCCCCCGACTCATCCGGATTTTCGCTGTCCCGATCATCGTGATCTGGATCGCCTTGATCGCGATACTCAACACCGTCGTGCCCCAACTTGAGGAAGTGGGCAAGATGCGGTCGGTGTCGATGAGTCCCAACGATGCGCCGTCGATGATCGCCATCAAACGTATCGGCACGAAATTCGAGGAATACCGCAGCAGTAGCTCGGTGATGATCGTGATCGAGGGACAGGACAAGTTGGGTGCCGACGCGCACGCCTACTACGACAAGATGATCCGCGACCTGCGCGCCGACACCAAACACGTTGAGCACGTGCAGGACCTGTGGGGTGACTCGTTCACGGCAGCGGGAGCCCAGAGCGTCGACGGCAAGGCCGCGTATGCCCAGGTCTACCTCGCCGGCGATCAAGGCGAGGCATTGGCCAATGAATCGGTGGATGCCGTTCGTCAGATCGCCGAGGAGAGCCCGGCACCGCCGGGGATCAAGGCGTACGTGACGGGTGCGGCGGCGACCAGCTCGGATCAGAACAGAATCGGCGACGAGAGCATGCGGATGATCGAGATGGTCACCTTCGGGGTCATCGTCGTCATGCTGTTGGTGATCTACCGCTCCGTGACCACCACGCTCCTCCTGTGCGTACTGCTCATCGCCGGACTGACGGGTGCCAGTGGGCTCGTCGCATTCCTGGGCTACTACAACGTCTTTGGCCTGACAACCTTCGCGACCAACATGGTGGTAACCCTGGCCATCGCTGCGGTCACCGACTACGGGATCTTTCTGGTCGGTCGATATCACGAGGCGCGCCGGGCCGGCGAGGATCGAGAATCGGCGTACTACACCATGTTTGAAGGGACGGCCCACGTTGTGCTGGCCTCCGGCCTGACCATCGCGGGCGCCACCTTCTGCCTACACTTCACCCGGTTGCCCTACTTCCAGACGATGGGCTACCCCCTGGCCGTCGGTATGGCGTTCGTTGTCGCGACAGCTCTGACATTCGGAACCGCGCTCATCTCGATAGCCAGTCGCTGGGGCCGGTTCCTGGAGCCGCGGGGGAAGTCGAAGGCCAGGGGATGGCGCCGGGTCGGCACCGCGGCCGTTCGCTGGCCTGGCCCACTACTGGTGTTCGCGGTATCGGCGTGCCTGCTCGGTCTGCTCGCGTTGCCCGGCTATCACACCATCTACAACGATCGGCGATATCTACCTCCGGATGTCTCGGCAAATGTCGGTTACGCGGCCGCGACCAGACATTTCTCCGAGGCCAGGATGAATCCGGACGTGATGATGATCGAGACCGACCACGATCTGCGGAATCCGGCTGACTTCCTGGTGATCAACAAGATCGCAAAGGCGTTGGCGCAGGTGCCGGGTATCGCCCAGGTGCAGACCATCACCCGCCCCGATGGCATACCCATTGAGCACTCGACGATCCCGTACTCGCTCAGCCAGAGCGGCACCGGCCAGATCATGGGCAACGACTACCAGCAGGGCGTCATCGCGAACATCCTGGCCCAGGCCGGCGAGATGCAGACCTCCATCGACACCATGGAGAAGATGCAGTCCATCACCCAGCAGATGGCTGCGGTCACCCACAGCATGGTGCAGAAGACGAAGAAGACGTCGGCGGATACCAGTGAGGTTCGCGACCACATCGCCGACTTTGATGACTTCTTCCGGCCGATCCGAAACTACTTCTATTGGGAGCCACACTGTTTCGATATCCCGGTGTGTTGGTCGCTGCGGTCGATATTCGACACTCTGGACGGAATCAACACGTTGTCTGACGACATTGCGGATCTAGTACCCGACCTGGAGCGCCTGGACGCCCTGATGCCGCAGTTGGTCGCCTTGATGCCGTCGATGATCCAGTCGATGAAGAACCAGAAACAGATGATGCTCAACCAGTATCAGGTTCAGAAGACCCAGCAGGACCAGACCATGGCGCAGCAGAAGGACAGCACCGCGATGGGAGAGGCGTTCGACAAAGCCCAGAACGATGATTCGTTCTACATTCCCCCGGAAGCATTCGAAACCGACGATTTTCAACGTGGCATGAAGCTGATGATGTCGCCGGATGGAAAGGCCGTGCGGTTCACCATCATTCATGAAGGTGATCCGCTGACGCCCGAAGGCACGGCCCGTTCCGAGCTGCTCAAGAACGCTGCGGCCTCGGCCATCAGGGGAACACCGTGGGAGGGATCCTCGGTCTACCTTGGCGGTACCGCGGCGATGTTCAAGGACATGCAGCAGGGCGCCGACTACGACCTGCTGATCGCGGCAACGGCTGCGCTGATGTTGATCCTCGTCATCATGATGATCCTCACCCGGGCCCTGGTGGCCGCGGCTGTCATCGTCGGCACCGTCGTGGTCAGCTTGGCCACCGCCTTCGGGCTCTCTGTGGTGATCTGGCAGCACATCGTCGGGATACCGCTGCACTGGATGGTGCTACCGATGTCGGTCATCGTGCTGGTGGCCGTCGGCGCGGACTACAACCTGTTGCTGGTATCGAGAATGAAAGAAGAGATCCACGCCGGGTTGAAGACCGGCACCATTCGCGCCATGGGCGGCAGTGGCCCCGTGGTCACCGCAGCGGGGCTGGTGTTCGCGTTCACCATGGCGTCGATGGCAGTGAGCAAGCTGATCGTCATCGGCCAGGTCGGAACCACAATCGGCCTCGGGCTGCTGTTCGACACGTTCGTCATCCGGGCATTGATGACACCGTCCATCGCCACGCTGCTCGGACGGTGGTTCTGGTGGCCGCAGCGGGTGCGCCCGCGCCCGCACCGTTCGCCATGGCCCACGCCCATCCAGCGCGAACCACAAGAGGTGGTGTCCTAA
- a CDS encoding fused (3R)-hydroxyacyl-ACP dehydratase subunits HadA/HadB has protein sequence MTAPDASALEARLGHYYEADGPYLVGREKVREYARAVQDYHPAHWDVEAAAKLGYSGLVAPLTFTSTPAMACNRRMFESVVVGYDTYLQTEEVFEQHRPIVAGDELKIDIELTAVRRIAGRDLITVTNTFTDTAGERVHTLHTTVVGVTADDINPATMTAVQNAMMHDVDFSGIGASDADYQKTVRPEGEVRISEEGLTRTPGTPSFDDLKVGDQLGVHHTRLSRGDLVNYAGVAGDANPIHWDEDIAKLAGLPDVIAHGMLTMGLGAGFVSAWSGDPGAVTRYAVRLSQPAIVSAKEGCDIEFSGKIKSLDPETRTGVVLVAAKSEGKKIFGLATLNICFS, from the coding sequence ATGACCGCACCAGACGCATCGGCGCTCGAAGCCCGGCTCGGCCACTACTACGAGGCCGACGGCCCGTATTTGGTCGGCCGCGAGAAGGTACGCGAGTACGCCCGTGCCGTGCAGGACTACCACCCTGCCCACTGGGACGTCGAAGCCGCCGCGAAGCTGGGGTACTCCGGGCTGGTCGCGCCGCTGACCTTCACGTCGACTCCGGCCATGGCCTGTAATCGGCGCATGTTCGAATCGGTGGTCGTCGGGTACGACACCTACCTGCAGACCGAGGAAGTCTTCGAGCAGCACCGGCCGATCGTGGCCGGCGACGAGCTGAAGATCGACATCGAGTTGACGGCGGTCCGCAGGATCGCCGGCCGCGACTTGATCACCGTCACCAACACCTTCACCGACACTGCCGGCGAACGGGTCCACACACTGCACACCACCGTCGTCGGCGTCACCGCCGACGACATCAATCCGGCGACGATGACCGCCGTCCAGAACGCGATGATGCACGACGTGGACTTCTCCGGAATCGGCGCATCCGATGCCGATTACCAGAAGACCGTCCGCCCCGAAGGTGAGGTGCGGATCTCCGAGGAGGGTCTCACCCGCACGCCGGGAACACCGTCCTTCGATGACCTGAAGGTCGGCGATCAACTCGGGGTGCACCACACCCGGCTGTCCCGCGGCGACCTGGTGAACTACGCCGGCGTGGCCGGCGATGCCAACCCCATTCACTGGGACGAGGACATCGCCAAACTCGCCGGACTTCCCGATGTGATCGCCCACGGCATGCTCACCATGGGACTGGGTGCCGGGTTCGTCTCGGCATGGTCGGGCGACCCCGGTGCCGTGACCCGCTACGCGGTGCGGTTGTCCCAGCCGGCGATTGTGTCGGCCAAGGAGGGCTGCGATATCGAGTTCAGCGGAAAGATCAAGTCGCTGGACCCCGAGACCCGTACCGGCGTCGTCCTGGTCGCGGCGAAGTCCGAGGGCAAGAAGATCTTCGGCCTGGCGACGTTGAACATCTGCTTCAGCTGA
- a CDS encoding PadR family transcriptional regulator, giving the protein MALRDAVLAALLDGEASGYDLAKGFDASVANFWMATPQQLYRELDRMAADGLIDARLVEQDRRPNKRLYSLTDAGRQALLEFTEVPTKPGAIREDLLVQVQAVDSGNIGAVRDALTDRLRWASAKLARYRRTQDHLLAGRTEDAYLAEAERIGPYLTLLRGIRFEEENIDWAGRALTVIEQRLAAGDRPSIG; this is encoded by the coding sequence ATGGCGTTACGCGACGCAGTCCTGGCCGCCCTGCTCGACGGCGAGGCATCCGGCTATGACCTGGCGAAAGGGTTCGACGCGTCGGTCGCCAACTTCTGGATGGCCACCCCCCAGCAGCTCTACCGCGAACTGGACCGCATGGCCGCCGATGGGCTCATCGACGCCCGACTCGTTGAACAGGACCGGCGGCCGAATAAGCGCCTCTACTCACTTACCGACGCCGGACGGCAGGCGCTGCTCGAGTTCACCGAGGTGCCGACAAAACCCGGGGCGATTCGCGAAGACCTCCTGGTACAGGTCCAAGCGGTGGACTCCGGCAACATCGGGGCCGTCCGCGACGCCCTCACCGACCGGCTGCGCTGGGCTTCGGCGAAACTCGCGCGCTACCGGCGGACGCAGGACCACCTTCTCGCCGGGCGTACCGAAGACGCCTACCTGGCCGAGGCCGAGCGCATCGGCCCCTACCTGACCTTGCTGCGGGGAATCCGGTTCGAAGAAGAGAACATCGACTGGGCGGGCCGGGCACTGACGGTCATCGAACAGCGACTGGCAGCCGGGGACCGACCTTCAATCGGGTAG
- a CDS encoding nuclear transport factor 2 family protein, translating to MHPFREAVEARDEAAIEALLADNVVFTSPVAFAPYPGKPITAAILRGVMRVFEDFRYIREIADASGHDHALVFEATVNGKKITGCDFLHHDDDGKIDDFMVMVRPLSGATALSEAMAAQFDQIKQEAAEQIQRESATPTS from the coding sequence ATGCATCCGTTCCGTGAGGCAGTGGAGGCTCGCGACGAGGCCGCGATCGAGGCACTGTTGGCCGACAATGTCGTGTTCACCAGCCCGGTGGCCTTCGCGCCGTATCCGGGTAAGCCGATCACCGCGGCGATCCTGCGCGGGGTTATGCGGGTCTTCGAGGACTTCCGGTATATCCGGGAGATCGCCGATGCGTCAGGACACGACCATGCCCTGGTCTTCGAGGCCACCGTCAACGGCAAGAAGATCACCGGGTGCGACTTTCTGCATCACGATGACGACGGCAAGATCGACGACTTCATGGTGATGGTTCGGCCACTGTCCGGTGCGACCGCGCTGTCCGAGGCCATGGCTGCGCAGTTCGACCAGATCAAACAAGAAGCCGCAGAACAGATTCAGCGAGAGTCCGCGACGCCTACGTCCTGA